In one Sphingobacterium daejeonense genomic region, the following are encoded:
- a CDS encoding GH92 family glycosyl hydrolase, protein MNLHYKSLAIIFAATGLMFCNTSEVAAQQYTKFVDPFIGTGGHGHTYPGATVPFSLVQLSPDNGKNGWDWVSGYHISADSIAGFSHMHLSGTGIGDWLDIAIMPLNEPIAKKDFDTKVKFSHNNENASPGYYDVRLDNGIFARLTATERVGLHQYLFSKNSTPTIRLDLAHAYNWDRPMDTEIQIVNDSTVVGKRYSYGWANKQHIYFAIRFKQSFKSYLLNGQKTFDKQVNQVNQDTKGPVKAVNAQFIFPHTSPVDLKVALSTTSTDKALEALNEIPHWNFNEVKQQAESKWDKELGKIKVESSDESLKKIFYSALYHTAVSPTLYSDADGGYKNYKGELHKMPNNGQRYTLFSLWDTFRALKPLFTITQPERYTDMMNSMLAFYDENGLLPVWDLSTFETNTMTGYHAIAVLADAVLKDDPGIDQEKAFKAMLASANQQIRQVPDYIEYGYVPQDVYGGSVTSTLEYAFDDYCISLVAKKLGKKKEYDEFTKRAKNYIHLFDPNSGFMRAKLKNGNFVEPFDPFYSEHDFAKSQYIEGNAWQHSFFVPHDVRGLAKQFPKKDGLEKMLDTLFTAPSYMTGENKSPDASGFIGQYAHGNEPSHHIAYMYSYLGKPWKTQEKVRAIIDSMYHERPDGYAGNEDAGQMSAWAVWSMMGLYPASPVNGEYVFGSPVLDKAEITMPNGKSFTIVAKNNSKTNKYINSITLNGEKYNKSFITHADMLKGGTLEFQMSDKPNMKLGTQKKSLPTSMEN, encoded by the coding sequence ATGAACTTACATTATAAATCACTTGCAATAATTTTTGCAGCAACAGGATTGATGTTTTGTAACACTTCAGAAGTTGCCGCCCAACAATATACGAAATTTGTTGATCCTTTTATCGGTACCGGTGGTCATGGACACACTTATCCTGGCGCCACAGTTCCATTTTCTCTGGTTCAATTGTCTCCTGACAATGGGAAAAATGGCTGGGATTGGGTCAGTGGATATCATATTTCTGCGGATTCAATCGCAGGATTTAGCCATATGCACCTGAGTGGAACTGGAATCGGTGATTGGCTGGATATTGCCATCATGCCTCTTAATGAACCTATTGCAAAGAAAGACTTTGACACCAAAGTTAAATTTTCGCACAACAATGAAAATGCTAGCCCGGGATATTATGACGTGAGATTAGATAATGGAATATTTGCCCGCTTAACTGCGACCGAAAGAGTCGGTCTCCACCAATATCTATTTTCCAAAAACTCTACGCCTACTATCCGTTTGGACCTCGCACATGCCTATAATTGGGATAGACCAATGGATACAGAAATACAAATTGTAAATGACAGCACCGTCGTGGGGAAAAGGTATTCATATGGTTGGGCAAATAAACAACATATTTATTTTGCCATCCGATTTAAACAATCTTTTAAATCTTATCTATTGAATGGTCAAAAAACCTTTGACAAACAAGTAAATCAGGTCAATCAAGATACTAAAGGGCCGGTTAAAGCAGTCAATGCCCAATTTATATTTCCCCACACTTCTCCCGTAGATTTAAAAGTAGCCTTGTCGACCACCTCTACAGATAAAGCATTAGAAGCTTTAAACGAGATTCCACATTGGAATTTCAACGAGGTAAAGCAGCAAGCTGAAAGCAAATGGGATAAGGAATTAGGAAAGATCAAAGTTGAATCATCAGATGAAAGTCTAAAGAAAATATTCTATTCGGCGCTATATCATACCGCTGTTTCACCCACTCTTTATTCAGATGCAGATGGTGGATATAAAAATTATAAAGGAGAGCTTCATAAAATGCCAAATAATGGCCAACGTTATACCCTTTTCTCACTTTGGGATACATTTAGAGCATTGAAACCATTGTTCACCATTACGCAGCCAGAACGTTATACAGACATGATGAATAGCATGCTGGCTTTTTATGATGAGAACGGCCTTTTGCCAGTTTGGGATTTAAGTACTTTTGAAACCAATACGATGACTGGCTATCATGCTATCGCGGTATTGGCTGATGCAGTATTAAAAGATGATCCAGGAATTGATCAAGAAAAAGCTTTCAAAGCGATGTTGGCCAGTGCAAATCAACAGATCAGGCAAGTTCCGGATTATATCGAGTATGGATATGTCCCTCAAGATGTCTATGGAGGATCAGTAACCTCAACACTTGAATATGCATTTGATGATTACTGCATTTCTTTAGTAGCCAAGAAATTAGGCAAGAAAAAGGAATATGATGAATTTACAAAAAGAGCTAAAAATTACATCCATTTATTCGATCCTAATTCAGGTTTTATGCGTGCAAAGTTAAAGAACGGAAATTTTGTAGAACCTTTTGATCCTTTCTATTCTGAGCATGATTTTGCAAAAAGTCAATACATAGAAGGTAATGCTTGGCAACATTCATTCTTCGTCCCTCACGATGTTAGGGGACTTGCGAAGCAATTCCCTAAAAAAGATGGCTTGGAAAAAATGTTGGACACTTTATTTACAGCTCCATCGTATATGACTGGCGAGAACAAATCACCGGATGCTAGTGGATTTATTGGTCAATATGCGCATGGAAATGAACCTAGCCACCATATAGCTTATATGTATTCATATTTAGGCAAACCATGGAAAACTCAAGAAAAAGTGAGAGCAATTATTGACTCCATGTATCATGAAAGACCAGATGGTTATGCGGGTAATGAAGATGCTGGCCAAATGAGTGCCTGGGCAGTATGGTCAATGATGGGACTTTACCCGGCTTCTCCAGTTAATGGAGAGTATGTTTTTGGTAGCCCTGTACTCGATAAAGCGGAAATTACCATGCCAAACGGGAAATCATTTACCATTGTAGCCAAAAACAATTCTAAGACAAATAAATATATTAATTCCATAACCCTAAATGGGGAAAAATACAATAAGTCTTTTATCACGCACGCGGATATGTTGAAGGGTGGAACCCTGGAATTTCAAATGAGCGATAAGCCTAACATGAAATTGGGAACTCAGAAAAAATCTTTGCCAACTTCCATGG
- a CDS encoding LacI family DNA-binding transcriptional regulator, giving the protein MRKRILISDIAKNLGVSVTTVSFILNGKAKEKRISEGLTKRVLDYVKKVGYKPNQLAQSLRTGQSKILGLIVEDISNPFFSNVAKYIERIAYDNGYHIIYCSMDNDETKARELIQLFYDRQVDGYIITLLKAWMTRWPI; this is encoded by the coding sequence ATGAGAAAACGTATATTAATTAGTGATATTGCCAAAAACCTAGGGGTCTCAGTAACTACAGTATCTTTTATTTTAAATGGAAAAGCAAAAGAGAAAAGAATTAGTGAGGGGTTGACTAAGCGTGTGCTAGATTATGTAAAAAAAGTGGGCTACAAGCCAAATCAATTAGCACAGAGTTTAAGAACAGGCCAATCGAAAATCTTAGGACTTATTGTCGAAGATATTTCAAATCCATTCTTTTCAAATGTTGCCAAATATATCGAGCGTATAGCATATGATAATGGTTACCATATTATTTATTGCAGTATGGATAACGATGAAACTAAAGCTCGTGAATTGATCCAATTATTTTATGACAGACAAGTGGATGGCTATATCATTACACTCCTGAAGGCTTGGATGACACGCTGGCCAATCTGA
- a CDS encoding substrate-binding domain-containing protein — MTDTYHNLETHYVVLDNFNGAFEATKHLLENPNNKKVGFVSLYSNQTQMRDRLEGYMKAIDDFQQQAFIKKVKIDENEDSSIDQIHEFINANNLDAVLFATNYLAIDGLKAVKKFKMKLPQMVAFDDHTLFKLYEPGISVVTQDTSAIANELIHTLLNEIKGKNKELQKIVIPSELLVRGSSVISEESLEQTS; from the coding sequence TTGACAGATACATACCACAATTTGGAAACCCATTATGTGGTGTTGGACAACTTTAACGGAGCATTCGAAGCAACAAAACATCTGCTTGAAAATCCGAACAACAAAAAAGTTGGCTTTGTTTCCTTGTATTCAAACCAAACTCAGATGCGCGACCGTCTTGAAGGTTATATGAAAGCAATCGATGATTTTCAGCAACAGGCTTTTATTAAGAAAGTGAAAATTGATGAAAATGAGGATTCCTCGATAGATCAAATCCATGAATTTATCAATGCCAATAATCTGGATGCTGTTTTATTTGCAACCAACTATTTGGCTATTGATGGACTGAAAGCGGTAAAGAAGTTTAAAATGAAATTACCTCAAATGGTAGCCTTTGATGACCATACCCTGTTTAAGCTTTATGAACCTGGGATCAGTGTAGTTACGCAAGATACATCGGCGATCGCAAATGAATTGATTCATACTTTGCTGAATGAGATAAAGGGTAAAAACAAGGAATTACAAAAGATTGTAATTCCAAGTGAGTTATTAGTTCGCGGTTCGTCAGTTATTTCTGAGGAGTCGCTGGAACAAACTTCATAG
- a CDS encoding cytochrome c3 family protein, whose amino-acid sequence MRNISSVLGRLAKSISISLVLLFAVTTTTQAQDAANGAALFKSNACNSCHAVGKKLTGPDLAGLAERRDEAWIVKWIHNPQGMIDSGDEQAVALKAEYATTMAPYANLSEGDIKDIIAYLQAEEVKLAEKKAAGGAAGGGAGAASSDANTLMIIGLVALFVVAVAVIFALNRVTKTLERVIANNHAAIAEAQARNDEETENGSVKFAKAFLKNKKLVFFVVLMFVGLLGVAGWKTMWNVGVHEGYKPVQPIKFSHQIHAGVNQIECQYCHGGAFKSKNASIPSANVCMNCHNTVTASDHYDGNISPEIAKLYRAVDWDPESRTYGTNTRPIEWVRIHNLPDFAYFNHSQHVVVAGVECQTCHGPIQDMEEVYQYSPLTMKWCIDCHKETSVNTDNAYYDQLIEAHDKLKKGEKMTAAMIGGLECGKCHY is encoded by the coding sequence ATGAGAAATATCTCATCCGTTTTGGGAAGACTTGCGAAGTCAATATCAATCAGTTTGGTATTGTTATTTGCCGTTACTACTACCACGCAGGCGCAGGATGCTGCGAATGGTGCAGCGCTATTCAAGTCCAACGCTTGTAATTCATGTCACGCTGTAGGTAAAAAATTAACCGGTCCAGATTTGGCTGGCTTAGCAGAACGCCGTGATGAGGCATGGATTGTAAAATGGATCCACAACCCGCAAGGGATGATCGATTCAGGAGATGAGCAAGCTGTTGCTTTGAAAGCTGAGTATGCTACAACCATGGCTCCTTATGCAAACCTTTCAGAAGGTGACATTAAAGACATCATCGCTTATTTACAAGCTGAAGAGGTTAAATTAGCTGAAAAGAAGGCTGCAGGTGGTGCTGCTGGCGGAGGTGCTGGAGCTGCTAGTTCTGATGCAAATACCCTAATGATTATCGGGTTAGTTGCATTGTTCGTAGTTGCTGTTGCAGTTATCTTTGCTCTAAACAGAGTTACTAAAACTTTGGAACGCGTAATTGCAAACAACCACGCCGCGATTGCTGAAGCTCAAGCTAGAAATGATGAAGAAACAGAAAATGGTTCCGTAAAATTTGCTAAGGCATTCTTGAAGAACAAAAAACTGGTTTTCTTCGTAGTATTGATGTTTGTAGGTTTATTAGGTGTTGCTGGTTGGAAAACCATGTGGAACGTTGGTGTCCATGAAGGTTACAAACCTGTTCAACCTATTAAATTCTCTCACCAGATTCACGCGGGTGTTAACCAAATCGAGTGTCAATATTGTCACGGTGGCGCGTTCAAATCTAAGAATGCTTCTATTCCATCTGCTAACGTATGTATGAACTGTCACAACACAGTAACAGCATCTGATCACTACGATGGAAATATCTCACCAGAAATCGCAAAATTATATCGTGCGGTAGATTGGGATCCAGAGTCTAGAACTTACGGTACCAATACAAGACCAATCGAGTGGGTTAGGATTCACAACTTGCCTGACTTCGCTTACTTCAACCACTCACAACACGTTGTGGTTGCAGGAGTTGAATGTCAAACTTGTCACGGTCCTATCCAAGATATGGAAGAGGTTTATCAATACTCACCACTTACGATGAAATGGTGTATTGACTGTCACAAAGAGACATCTGTAAATACAGATAATGCTTATTACGATCAATTGATCGAAGCTCACGACAAATTGAAAAAAGGTGAGAAGATGACAGCAGCTATGATCGGTGGATTAGAGTGTGGTAAGTGTCACTATTAA